The bacterium region TCTCGCGCGTGGAGTTCAGGCCCGGCGATGGAGATATCATGCTGGAGCCGCTGATCTGGAAAGAGAACCCGGCCGCTCCGGGGCCGCCGGTCTACCTGGAGCGCATGAGCGCCTCGGCGCGCGCCGAATATGCAGTCGAGCTGAGCGGGTTACGCAAGGAGTTCAGCCTGCTCAAGCCCGGCCGCAGCGACCGCCTGGCCCAGACATTACAGTGCATCGACGGCGCCCTGGCCGATATCGCCGGCCTGGGCTGAGTTTCTTTAATAATATGTAGTTTAAAGGGTTTAGTGGCAGTTGAACCTGTTTAACTCACCGTAACCGAAAGGAGCGAACATGAACGCGAAAAATTCCGCCGCACTTCTGGCCGTGCTCGGCCTGCTGAGCCTTCCCGCCCTGAGCATGGCCCAGGAGGCGAAAGAGCCCCGTATGGTCGCCACCCCCGCAATGTCGGCGCCCTCGGATGCGGTCGTGCTGTTCGACGGGAAGAATCTGGAGCAGTGGCAGACCGAGGACGGTCAGCCGGCGCAGTGGAAAGTCGAAAACGGCGTGATGACTGTCAGCAAGGGCAACATAGTCACCCGCAAGTCTTTCGGCGACATGCAGTTGCACCTGGAGTTCGCCTCGCCGAACCCGCCCAAGGGCGAGGGCCAGGACCGCGGCAACAGCGGGGTCTACGTGATGGACCGCTACGAGGTGCAGGTGCTCGACTCGTACAACAACCCGACCTACATCGACGGGATGCTGGGCGCGGTGTACAAGATCGCCCCGCCGTTGGTCAACGCCTGCCGCAAGCCGGGCGAGTGGCAGACCTACGACATCATCGTGCGCGCCCCGCGGTTCGACGCGGACGGCAAGAAAATCAAGGACGCCAATGTCACCGTGCTGCTCAACGGCGTGCTGGTCCAGGACCATCTGGATGTCCCGGCGCCCACCGGCGGGCGGGAAAACACCCCGGAGCAGGCAACCGGGCCGATCCTGCTGCAGGACCACAACCATCCGGTCCAGTACCGCAACATCTGGGTGCGTGAGCTGTAAGGTTGAATCAAGCGGAAAGCCAGAGAAGCGGATAGGGCTTGACGGCCCTGTCCGCTTTTTTGATGGGGGTTCAGACCAGGACCCGGTCCGCCTTGCGGATTATCTCCACCGAATAACCGTCCAGCACCTGGTAGAAATGCAGCAGCTTGCCGCAGGATTTGCATTTCTGCGGCAGGTAGAAAAAGGGTGGGCTCAGCTTTCCGTCCACCAGGCGCACCGGCTGGTCCACCTTGCTGTGGCACTGGCTGCATTCCCATTTCGGGTTGATGAATTCCACTTCCGGCATCGCGGGCTGTCTCCTGGGCTGAAATCGCTCTAATTATACCATAGCCCCGGTTTGAACTCAAGTCTGTCCTGCAGAATTAGGGCTCAATCCGGACGGGGAGAATGTCGATAAGGGGGATAGGGGTGGGAGAGACGGGATTTCGGGAAGAGCCGGAGGGGAAATGATCGATTTTCAGTCCATACACGCCAGTCAGCTTCAGGTATACAGGAATTTTCAGCAGTTCAAATCCTCCAACACCCGCCACATGCGGCTGGCCCAGGCCAAGCTCCAGTCGATCCGGCACATTACCGGCGTGGTCCAGGATGTGATAGCCTCGCGCTCCGCCCTGTATCCGCCCGAGCTGAGCGGGGCCAAGGTGAACCTGCTGGTTTGATTCAGCCGCCGGGGAAGCGGTGTAAGTGCAGTTATTTTTTTAGCTGAATACAAAAAATGTTTACAGCGGTGTAAAAACACTTTATAATAAGACAGCCCTCCTTCCGGACACCTGGCCAGTGCTACCCGGAGCGGAGAGCTGTCAAGTGGATGCCGCAAGACCCAGCCCACGACATCGCACCTCGGGAATACTCCTCGGATATAATTATCGGACCGTTAGTATCGGCAATCCAGCTTTTCGTCCCGGAACCGGATATCGGGTCAGGAGGGGGCAAAAACTGCGACTGTGTCGGGCGCCAGCCCCGGACAGCGAGAAAAAAATGCCGGTTTGAGATTGAGGCCAAATAAAAGGGCCCAGGAAGCTGCCACTTCCTGAGCCCGGGCGCACAAAAAGCACGCATCTGACGCGGATCCATACAGTTGTGCCCCGAAGGGCCTGCGGTGTCCAACACGGCTTTTCATGCGGTTTCTTGTCGATCATGCACATAGTGCTATCGGCAGAATGCATGAAGGACTTTAATTTACGCTGCCTTTGGCCGGTTTACCCTTCACGGAAGTGCAAGAATCGTGCTTGGCGTGCATGCTTCATTCCCGCACACCGGGCCGAGCCCCTTTCGGACCTGTCCTGTTCCGCACGGATCAACCAACGCTCCGGGTGAAAGCTCAACCCGGAGCCCAAGGCGACAGGAGGGGGCCAGAAATGGACATCACAGGAATTTCCGATTCACGTTACCTGGCACGGTCTTTTCAGACCACGGCCTACGAGCAGCCGCAGGATATCGGCTACCAGGGGGGTGCGGCCGGACCGCAGGTGGTGGGGGATGTGCCCTCGACCGGGCCGCTGCCCGGCTCGAACCGTCCCGAGGAGGGCGCGGTCTGGCTGGAGCAGGGCCGTGAGAAAGCCTATCTGGGCAAGG contains the following coding sequences:
- a CDS encoding DUF1080 domain-containing protein, which encodes MNAKNSAALLAVLGLLSLPALSMAQEAKEPRMVATPAMSAPSDAVVLFDGKNLEQWQTEDGQPAQWKVENGVMTVSKGNIVTRKSFGDMQLHLEFASPNPPKGEGQDRGNSGVYVMDRYEVQVLDSYNNPTYIDGMLGAVYKIAPPLVNACRKPGEWQTYDIIVRAPRFDADGKKIKDANVTVLLNGVLVQDHLDVPAPTGGRENTPEQATGPILLQDHNHPVQYRNIWVREL